GTTTCGTTTGTCAGATTGCCCGCCTCCAGAAAGAAGGAAAAATTTTTATAGAGCGCCTGGCGCACCGCCACGTCGACGATGGACACGGGATTGGTGATCTTAAAGGCGCTGTTGCTCTGGACTTCCTTGACGAAAGGAAAATAGCGCCAGGCGATGGTAAAAATGGTTCCTAGTGGAGCGTAGCGGTAGTCGAGCCCGGCGTTGAGGATGTACTCCGGTTGCTTATTGAAGCGGCGTTTTTCGCCGCTGGCCGACTGCAAGCTGGACTCCAGAAAGGTCTGGTTGGCCCAGACGCTCGTCGTCTGCAGAATCGGAAGGCCGGTGGGAGCCAGACTGATCCGCTGCTCCAACTCAACTCCGCGCACCCAGCCGTTTCCGACGTTCTTGGCTTCCAGCACATCGCGGCCGCCGATGTCGACCCCGGTATCGACTTCTTCCACGATTTGCGTAATGCGCTTGTAAAATAGATTGACCCCGAAAAACACGATCGGGGTCACATACTCGCCGCCGAGATCGATGTTCCATGAGCGCGCCGGATTAATCTGAGGATTGCCTCTGATAATTCGCCGTCCTCGGATCAATTCGATGGGGGTCATCTGATTGAAGTCGGGCCGGTTCAGAGTCCGTGAGACGGCGGCTCGAAAAGTCAGATCATCGCGCAGCCGGTATAGCACGGGGAGGCTGGGATTGAAATCGGAAATCGAGCGGCGCACCTTCGTGCCGTCTCCTCCGGCGGCATCCTGAAAGACCTGTTCAAATCGGACCCCCGGCACGATACTCAACCGATCGGTGAGCCATACTTCATCTTGAATGTACCCGGCGATATAGTTCTCGTTGAATTGATAGCGGTCTCCCGGCACGCTTGTAACCGTAAAGGCTCCGGTGTTGGATATTTGGCTCTTGAAGACGCTCACGTCGCGGTCGCGCAGCCGCATGGCCGCTCCGACTTTCACCATGTGCCGCATGCCCAGGTCGACCGGGATGGTCAGGTTGCTGAGCACGTTGTACGTAGAGTCCGTGCGCAACTCGTTCTGAAACTCGCGCCTGAAAAACCCGAATGCTCCGGCGGCTTCTCGGAAGGTCAATGCATCCGTCTCATTTGTCAGTGCACCGGCGTAGTAGCCGCCCAGCGAGTCCCACACGACTCCGTTCTCGAACGCGTGTTTGTGGGAAAAGCCGAGGCCCTTGGTCTGGGACCTCGATGTTCCGCTCTGTTCAACGCGCTCTTCGTCCTGTGTGGAGGGCTGGGCGAAGTTTGTGAATGTTCTGACTCCCGGCTTGTCTTCCTCGACATTTAGGACCATCGGCTTGAGATGGAATTCTCCAGATCGGTAGAAAAATCCGAGGTCGATATTCATGCTCAGCAGGCGCTGACTCGTCGTTTCCTGATTGACCTCGCCTCGCCCGGCCGTGAGCGGCTCGAACAGTCTGGAGCGGTCGCGTTTGATGGGCTGTTCCAGGTAGTCGGCAGAGGCCATGATGCCGAACCAACTCGTCGGCCGATGGCCGAACGCGATGCTCCCGTTTAAGAGCGATCCGTCGATGCCGGTTTGGCCCCCGTAGCCGGCGCGACCGGTGAAGGTCAGTGTTTGCGGAATCTGGCGCGTCCTGATGTCCACTCGCCCCGCGACTCCGTCGCTTTCGAATTCGGCCGTCGGGTTTCTGATCACTCTGGCGCTCTCGATGAGGAACGAAGAAAGTTGATGGACGGAGAACTCCCGCTTGTCCCCGGGACCAGGCAGCTGGATGCCGTCCACCTGGACCCGGGTGAACGATTTGTCAAGGCCGCGCAGCTCGATGTCGCGATTCTCGCCGACCGGTCCTCCGACCACCACGCCCGGGAGTCGTTGAATGACGTCGCCCATACGGCGGTTGTTCCGGATGATGAATTCTTCCCGCCGCACGCCTGTTTGCGGAACCGGATCGGTCAAGCGGACGGCCTCCGGTGACTTGACTTCTTGCGCAATGGTCACGGGCTCCAACTGCAGCGAATCGCCTGACGGCTCACGTTCTTGTACGGTTGCTCGTGCCTCGCTAGGCTCTTCCTGTGCTGCCGGTTCAGGATCGGCGGCGGGCTCTTGCGGCCAGGCCGGCGATCCGCCTGCCAGTACCCCCGACAAAACCATGACCATGGCCCATATCGGCTGCCCACATCCATCGTGCGTGCTCACGCGCCCCCTCCCTTGTTGCTTGGGCTCGGGACTTGCCGCCTCTGGCCATTGAGAATGCCGGCATCGACCGGATCATCCGCTCCATATGTGTGCGCTCACGTTCTTCAGTCGTCAATGCAGCTCGAACGTCACCGGGACTTTGAATTCCATGGGGTGGTCGAACAGATCCTTGGGCGGGACGACCGGAAAGGCCTTTTTCACCGCCGTTTCCGCCGCCTCATCCAAGATCAGAAAACCGGATGTGCGGTCGATGCGGGTGTGGAGCAGTTCGCCCAGCGGTGAGACGGTAAACGTGATCATGGCCGACCCTTCCCAACGCATCTGCTGCGCCGTAAACGGGTAGGCTTTCTCCTGATCGATCCGCTTCCGCACCTGCTTGAGGTATTTTCGGAACTCTGGGTTGTGCCGATTCTCAAATTGCCGAAACGGACGGTCTGCAAGGATGACCACCGGCGGGATGCGGATGACATCCATGTCCTCATCGGGCAAGACACAGGAGGGCCGAGGCGTCTGAACGCTTTCGGCTGGCACCGAAGCGCAGTCCCGGGTGTCTGGCCGGGGATCGAGTCCGTCGCTAGCGGTGGCCGGCGCCACCAGGAGCAGTATGCCGACGTTAAATGCCGCCCACCTGCACCATGTGCTGTCTTTCATCGGGCCGCTCCGTCAGGCTCAGCTGGAGCGCACGAAACGGTGGGGCCGACGGAGAGGGCGGTCTCTCCAGATGGGCAGGCCCGCTCGACGACGGACCAGGGAATCACGTGAATGCGCTTGCACCGCCGGCATTTGATCTCCAGTCCCCGCATGGTCCGCCGTCCCATCATGTTTCCGCACCCACAGCGATGTTCGGTATTCTGGTGTTGCACGGATGATCCACTCCTTTCGTGTCGGCGCGAATGTCACTGAGGGCTCGATGAGAGGTGCGCTTCCTCAATGCCGAGCTGTTTCAGTTTGGTATAGAGTGCCGTGCGGTGAATGCCGAGCAGGCGTGCGGCTTCCGCTTTATTGCCTTCGGTCTGGGCCAGTGCACGCTTGATGAGCATCCGTTCGAGCGCTTGCACCGCTTCGTCGAGCGGAAGTTCGAGGAGTTCCCGCAGACGAGGTCCCGCGCTCGCGTGCTCATCTTGGCCGGTCAAGGCCGGCAGGTCGTCCAGTGTGATCAGCGGACCCTGCGCGACGACTGCAGCTCGTTGAACGAGATGTGCCAGCTCCCGCACGTTCCCGGGATAGTCGTGCAGGAGCAACGCATGCATGGCCTGCTGGCTGAATCCCATCGGCTTGACCGCTCCGGCTTGTCGCTGCTGCTCGAGGAAATGTTCGGCCAGATCGGGGATATCGCTGCGC
This Nitrospirota bacterium DNA region includes the following protein-coding sequences:
- a CDS encoding energy transducer TonB, with product MKDSTWCRWAAFNVGILLLVAPATASDGLDPRPDTRDCASVPAESVQTPRPSCVLPDEDMDVIRIPPVVILADRPFRQFENRHNPEFRKYLKQVRKRIDQEKAYPFTAQQMRWEGSAMITFTVSPLGELLHTRIDRTSGFLILDEAAETAVKKAFPVVPPKDLFDHPMEFKVPVTFELH
- a CDS encoding TonB-dependent receptor — encoded protein: MSTHDGCGQPIWAMVMVLSGVLAGGSPAWPQEPAADPEPAAQEEPSEARATVQEREPSGDSLQLEPVTIAQEVKSPEAVRLTDPVPQTGVRREEFIIRNNRRMGDVIQRLPGVVVGGPVGENRDIELRGLDKSFTRVQVDGIQLPGPGDKREFSVHQLSSFLIESARVIRNPTAEFESDGVAGRVDIRTRQIPQTLTFTGRAGYGGQTGIDGSLLNGSIAFGHRPTSWFGIMASADYLEQPIKRDRSRLFEPLTAGRGEVNQETTSQRLLSMNIDLGFFYRSGEFHLKPMVLNVEEDKPGVRTFTNFAQPSTQDEERVEQSGTSRSQTKGLGFSHKHAFENGVVWDSLGGYYAGALTNETDALTFREAAGAFGFFRREFQNELRTDSTYNVLSNLTIPVDLGMRHMVKVGAAMRLRDRDVSVFKSQISNTGAFTVTSVPGDRYQFNENYIAGYIQDEVWLTDRLSIVPGVRFEQVFQDAAGGDGTKVRRSISDFNPSLPVLYRLRDDLTFRAAVSRTLNRPDFNQMTPIELIRGRRIIRGNPQINPARSWNIDLGGEYVTPIVFFGVNLFYKRITQIVEEVDTGVDIGGRDVLEAKNVGNGWVRGVELEQRISLAPTGLPILQTTSVWANQTFLESSLQSASGEKRRFNKQPEYILNAGLDYRYAPLGTIFTIAWRYFPFVKEVQSNSAFKITNPVSIVDVAVRQALYKNFSFFLEAGNLTNETKVEREINTAGNFSNRNLQQSGRTFLLGAEWYF